One region of Scomber scombrus chromosome 10, fScoSco1.1, whole genome shotgun sequence genomic DNA includes:
- the LOC133987911 gene encoding N-alpha-acetyltransferase 80: MSEPVASPNPKAETGDGLNVDLLPISTSDCQTQHAERFCEILVMGGDVTEKLHTDSEQPEKIRAVPIHRRPDLLVPCADLVNSEWQRSQAARVHSLQKSCAEFPVCLVLLQGHRETERLLGHARLSQVVGHSGSLFVESVVVSKAERGKGYGRTLMEETERYAKSRGFKRLCLTTHDKQHFYAHIGYVLSTPVQNAGSMTAFVPMEMLLRFSRMPSEEAPKPPQPTRTETDAQVHKESGDSGGACVVGSPPRSSLPPPPPTPSSITPSPPPSIPSVPPPPPVSVPPSPPPSNPPPPPQSAGQPVVQTLTETPYRDAKGVPIFWMHKDI; this comes from the exons AT GTCTGAACCCGTAGCATCGCCAAATCCAAAAGCGGAGACTGGAGACGGGCTGAATGTTGATCTGCTGCCCATCTCAACGTCAGACTGTCAGACACAACATGCAGAGAGATTCTGTGAGATCTTAGTGATGGGCGGAGACGTGACAGAGAAGTTACACACAGACTCTGAACAGCCAGAGAAGATCCGTGCGGTTCCCATCCACCGGCGTCCCGACCTGCTGGTCCCCTGCGCTGACCTGGTCAACTCCGAGTGGCAGAGGAGCCAGGCCGCCCGCGTTCACTCCCTGCAGAAGTCCTGCGCAGAGTTCCCCGTCTGCCTGGTTCTCCTGCAGGGCCACCGGGAGACGGAGCGGCTGCTCGGCCACGCCAGGCTGTCCCAGGTCGTAGGTCACAGCGGCAGCCTGTTTGTGGAGTCGGTGGTTGTGTCCAAGGCGGAGCGGGGGAAGGGCTACGGCCGGACTCTGATGGAGGAGACCGAGCGCTACGCCAAAAGCCGAGGGTTCAAGCGCTTGTGCCTGACCACCCACGACAAGCAGCACTTCTATGCCCACATCGGCTACGTGCTTTCGACGCCGGTGCAGAACGCAGGCTCCATGACGGCGTTTGTTCCCATGGAGATGCTGCTGAGGTTCTCCAGAATGCCGAGCGAAGAGGCCCCGAAACCACCACAGCCAACACGAACAGAGACGGATGCTCAAGTACATAAAGAGAGCGGAGACTCAGGAGGGGCTTGTGTTGTAGGGTCACCTCCACGTTCCAgtttacctcctcctcctcctactccttcATCCATCActccatcacctcctccctccatcccttctgtccctcctcctcctcctgtatctgtccctccatcacctcctccttcaaaccctcctcctcctcctcagtctgCAGGGCAGCCGGTGGTTCAGACTCTCACTGAGACTCCCTACAGAGACGCTAAGGGTGTACCCATCTTTTGGATGCACAAAGACATATGA
- the hyal3 gene encoding hyaluronidase-3 — protein sequence MVLSHLPLSSLCLLFLSPLLCASLSLTSTRGYTLPAMAAAGPILQNRPFVVVWNMPTAHCQDRYDIHLDLRDFDIVKNQEQSFQGQKMTIFYRDHLGIYPYLSQDGREVNGGIPQLGNLAAHLPLIEMQISSMLQPNFTGLAVIDWEEWQPLWKRNFGTKAEYRRLSKLLVRQERPDLSDKALTLVAKQKFEESARRFMEETMRSVVRDRPQGLWGYYGFPACFNKHKGKTDQSYTGRCHRGTREDNDRLSWLWTQSNALYPSIYLPQRLSGTIDAALMVRHRLLEALRVASVWPHANKTNQATAVLPYARLAFTHTLNFLNKTDLMHTLGESAALGAAGVVLWGELKFAESKHQCLLLRDYIHTVLGPFVRTVRSDTHHCCLKRCNGNGRCARRHPSSGHMIFSASAVTSDPKDVNPLTDSSRDKALHEHFLCQCYPGWTGPECREKKDGNREKDV from the exons ATGGTGCTGTctcacctccctctctcctccctttgcctcctcttcctctctcccctcctctgcgCCTCCTTGTCACTCACTTCCACCCGTGGATACACCCTGCCTGCCATGGCTGCAGCAGGCCCGATCCTGCAGAACCGGCCCTTTGTTGTGGTGTGGAACATGCCCACAGCGCACTGTCAGGACCGGTACGACATCCACCTGGACCTGAGAGACTTCGATATAGTGAAGAACCAAGAGCAGAGCTTTCAGGGACAG AAAATGACTATCTTCTACCGGGACCACCTGGGGATATACCCATACCTGTCCCAGGACGGCAGGGAGGTGAACGGAGGAATCCCGCAGCTCGGTAACCTTGCCGCTCACCTTCCCCTTATAGAGATGCAGATATCCAGCATGTTGCAGCCAAACTTCACCGGTTTAGCTGTTATCGACTGGGAAGAGTGGCAGCCACTGTGGAAGAGAAACTTTGGGACCAAGGCAGAGTACAGGAGACTGTCCAAGCTGCtggtgagacaggagagaccGGATTTGTCAGACAAGGCATTGACATTAGTGGCGAAGCAAAAGTTTGAGGAGAGCGCACGGAGGTTCATGGAGGAGACAATGCGGTCTGTGGTCAGAGATCGTCCTCAAGGACTTTGGGGATATTATGGTTTTCCAGCCTGCTTCAATAAACATAAGGGAAAGACAG ATCAAAGCTACACAGGTCGATGCCACAGAGGGACCAGAGAGGACAATGATCGTCTGTCCTGGCTGTGGACTCAGTCCAATGCTCTCTATCCCAGCATATACCTGCCACAGCGGCTATCAGGGACTATAGATGCAGCTCTGATGGTCAG ACACAGGCTGCTGGAGGCTTTGAGGGTGGCATCTGTTTGGCCCCATGCCAACAAAACTAACCAGGCCACAGCTGTCCTTCCCTATGCGAGGCTAGCATTCACACATACTCTCAACTTTCTTAATAAG acagACCTGATGCACACATTGGGGGAGAGTGCGGCACTCGGAGCTGCTGGAGTGGTGTTATGGGGAGAGCTGAAATTTGCCGAATCAAAG caTCAGTGCCTCCTTCTCAGAGACTACATTCACACCGTCTTGGGTCCCTTTGTCCGGACAGTGAGGTCCGACACCCACCACTGCTGCCTCAAGCGTTGCAATGGCAACGGGCGTTGTGCCAGGCGACACCCCAGCTCTGGTCACATGATCTTTTCAGCTTCAGCTGTGACCTCCGACCCTAAGGATGTCAACCCCCTCACTGACTCCTCCAGAGATAAAGCTTTGCACGAGCACTTCCTGTGTCAGTGCTATCCAGGCTGGACCGGGCCGGAGTGTCGGGAGAAGAAGGACGGGAACAGAGAGAAGGATGTGTAA